From Myxococcus xanthus, a single genomic window includes:
- a CDS encoding serine/threonine-protein kinase: MSRSDVTTSVPVFTQTFRSPCGCVPAHGGACECPARAGARRVSMGCPPSFMVPPAREAPLPSSAASLVGQQVGHFRLLRELGRGSLGVVLLAEHALIQKRVAIQVLHTHVTQDPAQVARFLQAARTLTLIQHAHIVSLYDLGMRDGRPYLVREYLEGQSLTAFAKGPLASALVVDLLTQVCDALGAAHAHGIAHGSLNPASIFLIPDANGRQHVKLLDFGIAGLLPSPDGAADLSVAADLFAVGVLGALLVSGRLSSRGHAAEEPPHGHAREVPPLPAGIPSALSRVLLKAMARRPGDRYASAAELRAALQASVALDGGVAHPEALELERLPSWYTLRGPPGAAPASR; the protein is encoded by the coding sequence ATGTCCCGGTCGGACGTCACCACCTCCGTTCCCGTGTTCACCCAGACCTTCCGGTCCCCGTGTGGCTGTGTCCCCGCGCACGGGGGGGCCTGCGAGTGTCCGGCCCGGGCGGGCGCGCGTCGTGTGTCCATGGGGTGTCCGCCATCCTTCATGGTGCCGCCCGCGAGGGAGGCCCCGCTCCCGTCCTCGGCGGCCTCGCTGGTGGGACAGCAGGTGGGCCACTTCCGGCTGCTGCGAGAGCTGGGCCGGGGGAGCCTGGGCGTCGTGCTGCTCGCGGAGCACGCGCTCATCCAGAAGCGCGTGGCCATCCAGGTGCTTCACACGCACGTGACGCAGGACCCGGCGCAGGTCGCTCGGTTCCTTCAGGCGGCGCGCACGCTGACGCTCATCCAGCACGCGCACATCGTTTCGCTCTACGACCTGGGCATGCGCGACGGGCGTCCCTACCTCGTCAGGGAGTACCTGGAGGGACAGAGCCTGACCGCCTTCGCGAAGGGGCCGCTGGCGTCCGCGCTGGTGGTGGACCTGCTCACCCAGGTGTGTGACGCGCTGGGCGCCGCGCATGCGCACGGCATCGCCCACGGCAGTCTCAATCCCGCCAGCATCTTCCTCATCCCCGATGCGAATGGCCGCCAGCACGTGAAGCTGCTGGACTTCGGCATCGCCGGGTTGCTCCCTTCCCCCGATGGCGCCGCCGACCTGTCGGTGGCCGCTGACCTCTTCGCCGTGGGCGTGCTGGGCGCGCTGCTGGTCTCGGGCCGGCTGTCCTCGCGCGGGCACGCGGCGGAGGAGCCGCCCCATGGCCACGCTCGGGAGGTGCCACCGCTGCCGGCGGGCATCCCGTCGGCGCTGTCACGCGTGCTGCTCAAGGCCATGGCGCGCCGCCCGGGGGACCGTTATGCCAGTGCGGCCGAGCTGCGCGCGGCATTGCAGGCGTCGGTGGCGCTCGACGGCGGCGTGGCGCATCCAGAGGCCCTGGAGCTGGAGCGGCTTCCCAGTTGGTACACGCTCCGGGGGCCGCCGGGGGCCGCGCCCGCCTCCAGGTAG
- a CDS encoding sensor histidine kinase, with product MPRTCVRAPLSQVEGRHYLRHPMSRRPSSSSRPASVDEREPERSVSTEPDAVCPPRGLESQVGGGGAGNAVRLRGSDDAEERLAFLASAGELLSSSLDSGTVLKRLAELAVPLLADWCAVDVLTADGRVERVAAAHRLAEQVPLVHELARLQPLDLTAEGGIPEVLRTGKAALLPEVLDGMLPGVVLTEAQLEVARRLGIRAGLIVPLLARGRVLGALSLVRGDSDGVPGASDLELALELARRASLSLDNALLYAEARGAQQRTERLQAITAALSRAATAEDVAEALMREELRPAGPARGAVLGMLEDGRLHVLGSFGYAPAVLDTLRGLWADQVPGVDRALEQLEPQWFSTHAAVPRAVPEWARDLVQGVGPGAWAVLPLKVEHRIRGFLLFTWDGPQVFLAEERGFLSSLAQQCAQALERAALYEALRERGGKLHVALEAGKEAEERLFFLLEASRALAEHLDDVEWTLEHLARVAARNVATYCLVELMGADGVPRAVAASHREPERDVSVLASLSLPWVEGTLHPARECFLSGETRFLPEVGPELRERMCQGPEHRAFLEALNPHSLLAVAVRMRGRTLGVITLGTAAPCRRLVTADVAMAEELARRVAVALENASLYRDAQAAVRLRDEFLSVASHELKTPLTSLKLQHGLIDRAALGDVGDKVRPRLATAVRQVQRLSALVDSLLDVSRISLGRLMLEPSDVDLGQAVRDAVDRMEEVFSQAGCPVRVEVPGPLPGKWDALRLDQVLVNLLTNAAKYGAGRPVLVEAAFEGEEMVRVSVRDEGIGIAAEDLPRLFGRFERAVSDRHYGGLGLGLYISRQIVDAMGGRIEVESRPGLGSIFTVRLPRSTAQCAPW from the coding sequence TTGCCTCGTACCTGCGTCCGGGCACCGTTGTCGCAGGTGGAGGGGCGTCATTATCTCCGACACCCCATGTCGCGCCGCCCTTCTTCATCCTCGCGGCCCGCGTCCGTGGACGAGCGCGAACCCGAGCGGTCCGTCTCCACGGAACCGGACGCGGTGTGTCCGCCGCGAGGGCTGGAGTCCCAGGTGGGTGGGGGTGGGGCCGGGAATGCCGTCCGCTTGCGCGGCAGTGACGACGCGGAGGAGCGCCTCGCGTTCCTGGCCAGCGCGGGCGAGCTGCTGTCGTCCTCTCTGGATTCGGGCACGGTGCTCAAGCGGCTGGCGGAGTTGGCCGTGCCGCTGTTGGCGGACTGGTGCGCGGTGGACGTGCTCACGGCGGACGGGCGGGTTGAGCGGGTGGCCGCGGCGCACCGCCTGGCGGAGCAGGTGCCGCTGGTGCACGAGCTGGCACGCCTCCAGCCCCTGGACCTGACGGCCGAGGGCGGTATCCCGGAGGTGCTGCGCACCGGCAAGGCCGCCCTCCTTCCCGAAGTCCTGGACGGGATGCTGCCGGGCGTGGTGCTCACGGAGGCGCAGTTGGAGGTGGCGCGGCGCCTGGGCATCCGGGCGGGCCTCATCGTGCCGCTGCTGGCGCGAGGCCGCGTGCTCGGTGCGCTGTCGCTGGTCCGGGGCGACTCGGACGGTGTGCCCGGCGCGTCCGACCTGGAGCTGGCGTTGGAGCTGGCCCGGCGCGCCAGCCTGTCCCTGGACAACGCGCTGCTGTACGCGGAGGCGCGCGGCGCGCAGCAGCGCACCGAGCGCCTCCAGGCCATCACCGCGGCCCTGTCCCGCGCGGCCACCGCCGAGGACGTGGCCGAAGCGCTGATGCGCGAGGAGTTGCGCCCCGCGGGCCCGGCGCGCGGCGCGGTGCTCGGCATGCTGGAGGATGGCCGGCTGCACGTGCTGGGCTCCTTCGGTTACGCACCGGCGGTGCTGGATACCCTGCGAGGGCTGTGGGCGGACCAGGTGCCCGGCGTGGACCGGGCGCTGGAGCAGTTGGAGCCGCAGTGGTTCTCCACCCACGCGGCGGTGCCGCGCGCCGTGCCCGAGTGGGCGCGGGACCTCGTCCAGGGCGTGGGGCCCGGGGCCTGGGCGGTGCTGCCCTTGAAGGTGGAGCACCGCATCCGGGGCTTCCTGCTGTTCACGTGGGACGGGCCGCAGGTGTTCCTCGCGGAGGAGCGCGGCTTCCTGTCCTCGCTGGCGCAGCAGTGCGCGCAGGCGCTGGAGCGCGCGGCGCTGTACGAGGCGCTGCGTGAGCGCGGCGGCAAGCTGCACGTGGCGCTGGAGGCGGGCAAGGAGGCCGAGGAGCGGCTCTTCTTCCTGCTGGAGGCGAGCCGCGCGCTGGCCGAGCACCTGGACGACGTGGAGTGGACGCTGGAGCACCTGGCGCGAGTGGCCGCGCGAAACGTGGCCACGTACTGCCTGGTGGAGTTGATGGGAGCGGACGGCGTGCCGCGCGCCGTGGCCGCGTCCCACCGGGAGCCAGAGCGGGACGTGTCGGTGCTGGCCTCGCTGTCCCTTCCATGGGTGGAGGGCACGCTGCACCCGGCGCGCGAGTGCTTCCTGTCGGGGGAGACGCGCTTCTTGCCCGAGGTGGGGCCGGAGCTGCGCGAGCGCATGTGCCAGGGGCCCGAGCACCGCGCGTTCCTGGAGGCGCTGAATCCACACTCGCTGCTCGCGGTGGCGGTGCGCATGCGCGGACGCACGCTGGGCGTCATCACGCTGGGCACCGCGGCCCCCTGCCGCCGGCTGGTCACCGCCGACGTGGCCATGGCGGAGGAGCTGGCGCGGCGCGTGGCGGTGGCGTTGGAGAACGCGTCGCTGTACCGGGACGCGCAGGCCGCGGTGCGTCTGCGCGACGAGTTCCTCTCCGTGGCCAGCCATGAGCTGAAGACGCCGCTCACCAGCCTGAAGCTCCAGCACGGGCTCATCGACCGCGCCGCGCTCGGAGACGTGGGGGACAAGGTGCGGCCCCGGCTGGCCACGGCCGTGCGGCAGGTGCAGCGGCTGAGCGCGCTGGTGGACAGCCTGCTGGACGTCAGCCGGATTTCGCTGGGGCGGCTGATGCTGGAGCCGTCCGACGTGGACCTGGGCCAGGCGGTGCGCGACGCGGTGGACCGCATGGAGGAGGTGTTCTCCCAGGCGGGCTGTCCGGTGCGGGTGGAGGTGCCGGGCCCGCTGCCGGGGAAGTGGGATGCGCTGCGGCTGGACCAGGTGCTGGTGAACCTGCTCACCAACGCGGCCAAGTACGGCGCGGGCCGGCCTGTCCTGGTGGAGGCGGCCTTCGAGGGCGAGGAGATGGTGCGGGTGTCGGTGCGTGACGAGGGCATCGGCATCGCCGCGGAGGACCTGCCGCGCCTGTTCGGCCGCTTCGAGCGCGCGGTGTCCGACCGGCACTATGGCGGCCTGGGACTGGGGCTCTACATCAGCCGGCAGATCGTGGACGCCATGGGCGGCCGCATCGAGGTGGAGAGCCGGCCCGGGCTGGGTTCCATCTTCACCGTGCGCCTGCCCCGGTCCACGGCACAATGCGCGCCATGGTGA
- a CDS encoding ABC transporter ATP-binding protein: MRAMVTVGRADVPKALSVAKLRKEYGGKAAVEGVSFEVGRGEIVGLLGPNGAGKTTTINMVLGVLQPTSGTIHIQDLDLAAQRSAALALTNFAAVYSPLPGNLSVYQNLRVFGLIYGVKSLGARIAELLEQFDLVKYRDVKCGVLSSGEQTRVALAKAMLNRPHLLLLDEPTASLDPATARDIRARIREFAARDAGGVLWTSHNMYEVEEVCDRVLFLARGRVLLEGNPRTLPGEHGQASLEELFIAVAREPLALERS; this comes from the coding sequence ATGCGCGCCATGGTGACCGTGGGAAGGGCGGACGTGCCCAAGGCGTTGTCGGTGGCGAAGTTGCGGAAGGAGTACGGCGGCAAGGCCGCGGTGGAGGGTGTCTCCTTCGAGGTGGGACGCGGAGAGATTGTCGGGCTGCTGGGCCCCAACGGCGCGGGGAAGACGACCACCATCAACATGGTGCTCGGCGTGCTGCAGCCCACGTCCGGCACCATCCACATCCAGGACCTGGACCTGGCGGCGCAGCGCTCCGCCGCGTTGGCGCTGACGAACTTCGCCGCCGTCTACTCGCCGCTGCCGGGCAACCTCTCCGTGTACCAGAACCTGCGCGTCTTCGGCCTCATCTACGGGGTGAAGTCCCTGGGGGCGCGCATCGCGGAGTTGCTGGAGCAGTTCGACCTGGTGAAGTACCGCGACGTGAAGTGTGGCGTGCTGTCCTCCGGAGAGCAGACTCGCGTGGCGCTGGCGAAGGCGATGCTCAACCGTCCGCACCTGTTGCTCCTGGATGAGCCCACCGCGTCGCTGGACCCCGCGACGGCTCGAGACATCCGCGCCCGGATTCGCGAGTTCGCCGCGCGGGACGCCGGCGGCGTGCTGTGGACGTCCCACAACATGTACGAGGTGGAGGAGGTCTGCGACAGGGTGTTGTTCCTGGCGCGCGGCCGGGTGCTCCTGGAAGGCAACCCGCGAACGCTGCCCGGCGAGCACGGCCAGGCCTCGCTGGAAGAACTCTTCATCGCCGTGGCGCGCGAGCCGCTCGCGCTGGAGCGGAGCTGA
- a CDS encoding CheR family methyltransferase — translation MTGPGARGAELEALEVDLLLEGVARQWGFDLRSRSRPQLLRRLRHHLREERLDSFSALQARVLHDAEALDALLRTLSCTPPALFAEAAFFRDFRTRVVPVLRTWPSVRVWHAGCGTGEDTYALAILLHEEGLWGKCRLYASDASEGLLADARTGVLPLPTQEDAQRYLEAGGKGALSDYYTRDGNWALLQPRLRDGIFFTQHNLATDGSFNEFHVIVCRDTLLTFNRALHDHIHGRLFESLARFGFLCLGRKESLARTPHAGAYEMLDDCGRIFRRVA, via the coding sequence ATGACGGGGCCCGGCGCGCGCGGCGCGGAGCTGGAGGCGCTGGAGGTGGACCTGCTGCTGGAGGGCGTGGCCCGGCAATGGGGCTTCGACCTGCGCAGCCGCTCCCGGCCGCAGCTCTTGCGGCGGCTGCGGCACCACCTCCGCGAGGAGCGGCTGGACAGCTTCTCCGCGCTCCAGGCCCGCGTGCTGCACGACGCCGAGGCGTTGGACGCGCTGCTGCGCACGCTGTCCTGCACACCGCCCGCCCTGTTCGCGGAGGCCGCCTTCTTCCGCGACTTCCGCACCCGGGTGGTGCCGGTGCTTCGCACCTGGCCCTCCGTGCGTGTATGGCACGCGGGCTGTGGAACCGGCGAGGACACGTACGCGCTGGCCATCCTCCTCCATGAGGAAGGGCTGTGGGGCAAGTGCCGGCTGTATGCGTCCGACGCGAGTGAAGGGCTGCTGGCGGACGCGCGCACCGGCGTGCTGCCGCTGCCCACGCAGGAGGACGCGCAGCGCTACCTGGAGGCGGGCGGGAAGGGCGCGCTCTCCGACTACTACACGCGCGATGGCAACTGGGCGCTGCTCCAGCCCCGGCTGCGCGACGGCATCTTCTTCACCCAGCACAACCTGGCCACGGATGGCTCGTTCAACGAGTTCCACGTCATCGTGTGCCGGGACACGTTGCTGACCTTCAATCGTGCACTGCACGACCACATCCACGGCCGCCTCTTCGAGAGCCTCGCCCGCTTCGGCTTCCTGTGTCTGGGGCGCAAGGAGTCGCTGGCGCGCACGCCGCACGCGGGGGCCTACGAGATGCTGGATGACTGTGGTCGCATCTTCAGGAGGGTGGCATGA
- a CDS encoding response regulator translates to MSGAPTRERLPAIPAEPVCLLLVDDQPENLLALEATLAPLGQRLVTASSGREALRHLLTQDFAVILLDVVMPDMDGFETAQLIRERERSRGTPVIFLTGLSRGPHPELRGYAMGAVDFLLKPFEPAILRSKVSVFVELYRKTELVRRQAEALREAQQREHARELLEAQRRVEAERLRSETNRNQQRWLEAAIAALPMPLALVEPGSGHTLLANRAAQGLAGGCLAYREARALHADACFRGADGRLLADEDLPLMRAARGEVFQAFPVEWNVGGQRGSVLASSERLPRMHGRPETMVLGLLDVTALRAAARHDWLPLPLTEHIATLEAQGEDTGPLTRLIEVLRNLPGLSTGSPGQEREEGSLLAEEGSQAGNPPRPAR, encoded by the coding sequence TTGAGCGGCGCGCCGACGCGCGAGCGCCTGCCGGCGATTCCGGCGGAGCCCGTCTGCCTGCTGCTGGTGGATGACCAGCCGGAGAACCTGCTGGCGCTGGAGGCGACGCTTGCGCCCCTGGGGCAGCGGCTGGTCACCGCGAGCAGCGGCCGCGAGGCGCTGCGTCACCTGCTGACGCAGGACTTCGCCGTCATCCTCCTGGACGTCGTCATGCCGGACATGGACGGCTTCGAGACGGCCCAGCTCATCCGCGAGCGAGAGCGCAGTCGCGGCACGCCCGTCATCTTCCTCACCGGGCTGTCGCGGGGGCCACATCCGGAGCTGCGCGGCTATGCCATGGGCGCGGTGGACTTCCTGCTCAAGCCCTTCGAGCCCGCCATCCTGCGCTCCAAGGTGAGCGTCTTCGTGGAGCTGTACCGCAAGACGGAGCTGGTGCGGCGGCAGGCGGAGGCGCTGCGCGAGGCCCAGCAGCGCGAGCACGCGCGGGAGTTGCTGGAGGCGCAGCGGCGCGTGGAGGCCGAACGGCTTCGTTCAGAAACCAACCGAAACCAGCAGCGCTGGCTGGAGGCGGCGATTGCCGCGCTCCCCATGCCGCTGGCGTTGGTGGAGCCGGGAAGCGGCCACACCCTGCTGGCCAACCGGGCGGCGCAAGGGCTGGCGGGGGGCTGTCTGGCCTACCGCGAGGCGCGCGCGCTGCATGCGGACGCATGCTTCCGCGGCGCGGATGGCCGGCTGCTCGCGGATGAAGACCTGCCGCTGATGCGCGCCGCGCGCGGTGAGGTGTTCCAGGCGTTCCCCGTGGAGTGGAACGTGGGCGGCCAGCGCGGTTCGGTGCTCGCTTCCAGTGAGCGGCTGCCTCGCATGCATGGACGCCCGGAGACCATGGTGCTGGGCCTCTTGGACGTGACGGCGCTCCGAGCCGCCGCTCGCCACGACTGGCTCCCCCTGCCGCTGACGGAGCACATCGCTACACTGGAGGCGCAGGGGGAGGACACAGGCCCGCTCACTCGGCTCATCGAGGTGCTGCGGAACCTTCCGGGCTTGAGCACCGGGAGCCCCGGACAGGAGCGCGAGGAGGGCTCCTTGCTAGCGGAAGAGGGCAGCCAGGCGGGCAACCCTCCTCGGCCCGCGCGCTGA
- a CDS encoding DUF5985 family protein, with translation MAEAVYILCALTSVACAVLLLRAYKRTGMRLLLWSGLCFVGLVVSNVLLFVDLVLLPATIDLYMPRAIATLSSASVLLYGLIWDAS, from the coding sequence ATGGCTGAAGCAGTCTACATCCTGTGTGCGTTGACGAGCGTGGCGTGCGCGGTGCTGCTGCTCCGGGCCTACAAGCGTACGGGCATGCGGCTGCTCCTGTGGAGTGGGCTGTGCTTCGTGGGCTTGGTGGTCAGCAATGTGCTCCTCTTCGTGGACCTGGTGCTGCTGCCCGCCACCATCGACCTGTACATGCCGCGCGCCATCGCCACGTTGTCCAGTGCCTCTGTCCTGCTCTATGGCCTCATCTGGGACGCGTCCTGA
- a CDS encoding chemotaxis protein CheB, producing MNPLGLLVVGAPRCAAADVESVLALLPPHLPVPVALALHRGPLDALAAPLGRRCALPVVEPDDKDPLLPGAVYLAPAGYHLLVDRGCVSLSVEPPEHGQRPGLDALFESAADSHGPRAAGLLFAGHEDGVAGLQVLHARGARVAVVSTLQTGGAGEEGAMAQLTLGSVGGWLARLAYVPRSKVLP from the coding sequence ATGAATCCCTTGGGGCTGCTGGTGGTGGGGGCGCCGCGCTGCGCGGCGGCGGACGTGGAGTCGGTGCTGGCGCTGTTGCCTCCGCACCTACCCGTGCCGGTGGCGTTGGCGCTGCACCGGGGCCCTCTGGACGCGCTGGCCGCGCCGCTGGGCCGCCGCTGCGCGCTGCCGGTGGTGGAGCCGGACGACAAGGACCCGCTGCTGCCCGGCGCCGTGTACCTGGCGCCCGCGGGCTACCACTTGCTGGTGGACCGGGGCTGCGTGTCCCTGTCCGTGGAGCCGCCCGAGCATGGGCAGCGGCCCGGCCTGGACGCGCTCTTCGAATCCGCGGCGGACAGCCATGGCCCCAGGGCCGCGGGGCTGCTCTTCGCGGGGCACGAGGATGGGGTGGCGGGCTTGCAGGTGCTCCATGCGAGAGGCGCCCGGGTGGCCGTGGTGAGCACGCTCCAGACGGGCGGAGCGGGTGAGGAGGGAGCGATGGCGCAATTGACGTTGGGTTCCGTGGGAGGGTGGCTCGCGCGGCTGGCCTATGTGCCGCGTTCTAAGGTGCTGCCTTGA
- a CDS encoding ABC1 kinase family protein yields the protein MASDPDDKLPPQGRFNRLRKLAGLSVQVGTDVLKSGAKRLSGSTPDLLSKEAAEKLVSTLGELKGAAMKMGQAISMDPDLLTPEVRQVLARLQNQAPSMSYAQVSRVVQAELGAPPESLFREFSEEPLAAASLGQVHRAVLEDGRAVAVKVQYPGIDVSLANDMANLGIVAKTASTVLRVSDAGAYFQEFRDEMLLELDYHREAELAEGFARSVAKLPELCVPAVISSHSAKRVLTLELLEGLTLKDWLPTNPSNEARFRVARQLILATYGPFFGAGEIHADPHPGNFMVMPDGRLGLLDFGSIKRFSPRFVDVNQRMLRQTMRMEPLDILSLSREVGFTVELPDDEAEDLITEVLRIAGRPMRLPDYDYAVCEINRDMRHHFSRNAPRFLKIRPPPEAMMFFRSTGGLAQNLRLIGARGDFRAVFLEVTDLPA from the coding sequence ATGGCCTCCGACCCCGACGACAAGCTTCCTCCCCAGGGCCGCTTCAACCGCCTGCGCAAGCTGGCAGGCCTCTCCGTGCAGGTGGGCACGGATGTGCTCAAGAGCGGCGCGAAGCGCCTGTCCGGGAGCACGCCCGACCTGCTCAGCAAGGAGGCCGCGGAGAAGCTGGTCTCCACCCTGGGCGAGCTCAAGGGGGCCGCCATGAAGATGGGACAGGCCATCTCCATGGACCCGGACCTGCTCACCCCCGAGGTGCGGCAGGTGCTGGCGCGGCTGCAGAACCAGGCGCCCTCCATGTCCTACGCGCAGGTGTCGCGCGTGGTCCAGGCGGAGCTGGGCGCGCCGCCGGAGTCGCTCTTCCGCGAGTTCAGCGAGGAGCCGTTGGCGGCCGCGTCGCTGGGGCAGGTGCACCGCGCGGTGCTGGAGGACGGCCGGGCGGTGGCGGTGAAGGTGCAATACCCCGGCATCGACGTGTCCCTGGCCAACGACATGGCGAACCTGGGCATCGTGGCGAAGACGGCGTCGACGGTGCTGCGCGTGTCCGATGCAGGCGCCTACTTCCAGGAGTTCCGCGACGAGATGCTGCTGGAGTTGGACTACCACCGCGAGGCCGAGCTGGCCGAGGGCTTCGCGCGCAGCGTGGCGAAGCTGCCGGAGCTGTGTGTGCCCGCCGTCATCTCCAGCCACAGCGCGAAGCGGGTGCTGACGCTGGAGCTGCTGGAGGGGCTCACCCTCAAGGACTGGCTGCCGACGAATCCCTCCAACGAGGCGCGCTTCCGCGTGGCGCGCCAGCTCATCCTCGCCACCTACGGGCCCTTCTTCGGCGCGGGCGAAATCCACGCGGACCCGCACCCGGGCAACTTCATGGTGATGCCGGACGGGCGGCTGGGCTTGCTGGACTTCGGCTCCATCAAGCGCTTCTCCCCGCGCTTCGTGGACGTCAACCAGCGCATGCTCCGGCAGACGATGCGCATGGAGCCGTTGGACATCCTGAGCCTGAGCCGGGAGGTGGGCTTCACCGTGGAGCTTCCGGACGACGAGGCCGAGGACCTCATCACCGAGGTGCTGCGCATCGCCGGGCGGCCCATGCGCCTGCCGGACTACGACTACGCGGTCTGCGAAATCAACCGCGACATGCGCCACCACTTCTCGCGCAACGCGCCGCGCTTCCTGAAAATCAGGCCGCCACCGGAGGCGATGATGTTCTTCCGCTCCACCGGTGGGCTGGCGCAGAACCTGAGGCTCATCGGCGCGCGGGGGGACTTCCGCGCGGTCTTCCTGGAAGTGACGGACCTGCCCGCGTGA
- a CDS encoding DUF5985 family protein, translating to MMLKPMLNGAVAMAWLASALFFLRFWVQSKDRLFAFFALAFTMLAGNSVVAALLDVDDERRHYIYVVRLFAFLLILYAIWDKNRANRHGSG from the coding sequence ATGATGCTCAAGCCCATGCTCAACGGTGCGGTGGCGATGGCGTGGCTGGCGAGCGCGCTGTTCTTCCTGCGCTTCTGGGTCCAGTCGAAGGACCGGCTCTTCGCCTTCTTCGCGCTGGCCTTCACGATGCTGGCGGGCAACTCGGTGGTGGCGGCGTTGCTGGACGTGGATGACGAGCGGCGCCACTACATCTACGTGGTGCGGCTCTTCGCCTTCCTGCTCATCCTCTACGCCATCTGGGACAAGAACCGCGCGAACCGCCACGGCTCCGGGTAG
- a CDS encoding ABC transporter permease, protein MHLHRAAAVALRHYYLLRGSLARFLPLFAWVAIDMVLWGFMSRYLNTVTSQEYNFVPVLLGAVLLWDFFIRVMQGVTMVFFEDVWSRNFLNMFASPLTISEYLGGLVLSSIATSTLGLLVMLVLASTVFGLSFAAYGVLFVPFLLVLFLFGIALGIFGCALVLRLGPASEWFVWPIPALLSPFAGVFYPLSTLPAWMQAVSHLLPPSYVFEGMRTLAAGGAFQVSTLLWGACLAVVEILLACAFFTRVHRQAVRTGLIARYSAESVS, encoded by the coding sequence ATGCACCTGCACCGGGCCGCCGCCGTCGCGCTTCGCCACTACTACCTCCTGCGAGGGAGCCTCGCGCGCTTCCTGCCACTCTTCGCGTGGGTGGCCATCGACATGGTGCTGTGGGGCTTCATGAGCCGCTACCTCAACACCGTCACCTCCCAGGAATACAACTTCGTTCCGGTGCTGCTGGGCGCCGTCCTGCTGTGGGACTTCTTCATCCGCGTCATGCAGGGCGTGACGATGGTGTTCTTCGAGGACGTGTGGTCGCGCAACTTCCTCAACATGTTCGCGTCCCCGCTCACCATCTCCGAATACCTGGGCGGGCTGGTGCTCTCCAGCATCGCCACCAGCACCCTGGGCTTGTTGGTGATGCTGGTGCTGGCCAGCACCGTCTTCGGCCTGTCCTTCGCCGCCTACGGCGTGCTCTTCGTGCCCTTCCTGCTGGTGCTGTTCCTGTTCGGCATCGCGCTGGGCATCTTCGGCTGCGCGCTGGTGCTGCGCCTGGGCCCGGCGTCGGAGTGGTTCGTCTGGCCCATCCCCGCGCTGCTGTCGCCCTTCGCCGGCGTGTTCTACCCGCTGTCCACGCTGCCCGCGTGGATGCAGGCCGTGTCCCATCTGCTACCACCCTCGTACGTGTTCGAGGGCATGCGCACGCTCGCGGCGGGGGGCGCGTTCCAGGTGTCCACGCTGCTGTGGGGGGCTTGCCTCGCGGTGGTGGAAATCCTGCTCGCGTGTGCCTTCTTCACGCGGGTACACCGACAGGCCGTGCGCACCGGACTCATCGCGCGATACAGCGCTGAAAGCGTGAGCTGA